The DNA region CGCTGGCGCTCGCGGCTACGGCGGGCGGGGCTACGGGAGTGGCGGGAAGGGGATTCACGCGAAGAGGAGGGAGCCGAGGTGGTCGCGGAAACGCGAATAGGAAAATGTGTCGGCGCGGGCGCGGATGGCGGACGAATCCCATTCGCGGCGGAGGGCGTGGACACAGGCTTGGGAGAGCGCGGGGAGATTGGCGTATTCGGCGAGGACGCCGGTCTCGGGCGAGAGGACTTCGGGGGCGCCACCGGAGCGGGCGGCGACGCAGGGTTTTCCTTGGGCCATGGCTTCGAGGTAAACGAGGCCAAAGCCTTCTCGGTGGCTGGGGAGCGCGAAGATGCGGCAGTCGCGGATTTCGCGGCGGAGATCGTCGTCGCCGACGTAGCCGAGGAAGCGGACGGCGTCGCCGAGGTGGAGTTTTTTGGCGAGGGATTGCAGGCGGGGCAGGTCGTCGCCGCGGCCGACGATGCGGAGGCGGGCGGAAGGGATTTCTTGGCGAATCTGTGGAAGCGACTCGATGAGGTGATCAATGCCTTTGTAGTTATCTGCCTTGGACAGGCGGGAGATGGTGAGGATGTCGGGGTTGGTGCCGGTTGGCGCTTCGGAGTCGCTGGGAAGTGTGGTGAGGTAAGGGTCGAGGGCGTTGGGTAGGACGATGGCGCGCTCGGGCGGAAGCTTGGGGATGTTTTTTAGGAGCTCGCGGCGAGTGAATTCGCTGACGCAGAGAATGCGGTGGGCGCGCTTGAGCGCGAGGCGCTCCAGGAAGGTGAACGGACGCCAGACCTCGATGCCGTGGGCGACGAGGGAGTAGCGGAGGCGCGGGCGGAGACGTTGGGCGAGCCAGGCGGCGGGGAGCTGGCCGATGTGGCCGCAGACGATCTGGTCGGCGCGTTTGCTGTGGCGGAGGGTGGAGCGGACGAAACGGGATTTGTGGCGGTTGCAGGCTTCCCAGGATTCGAGGCGTTTGTCGGAGTAGCGGCGGAGGTCGCGGGAATCGAAGACGGCATCGTTGAGAACGAGTAGATCGACGTGGCCGAAGGGTTGGGCGAGTTCGCAGAGGGCTTTGAGGTAGAGACGGAGGATGCGCGGGATGCCGCCCTCGGAGGCGAAGAGTTCGGGGGCGAGGAGGAGAACTTTTTTCATCGGTCGACGGGATTAGCGGCGGCGGTTTACGAAGGTGATGAGGACGGCGAGGCTCCAGAGGCGGGACCAGTCGCGGCTGACGTCGCGCGAGAGGAAGGTTTGCCAGCGGGCGGTGACGGCGGACGTATTGAAGAAGCCGGAGCGGGCGACGCTGGAGACGGAGAATGTTTCGTCGAGGAATGGGCGGAGCGTGCTACGCATCCAGAGCGGGAATGGGAGCGTGAAGCCGCGTTTGCGGCGGGTGAGTAGATCTGGCGGAAGGACGTCGCGCGCGGCTTCGGCGAGCAGGGCTTTGGGGGAGAGCGAGGGATCGTCTTTGAAATGCGCGGGCTGGCGCCAAAGCCATTCGAGGAGCGGGCGGTCGACGAAGGGGACGCGGAGTTCGAGGGAGTGGGCCATGCTCATGACATCACTGTCGCGGAGAAGAACGTCGGCCATGTAGGTGCGGATTTCCCAGGCGCTGATGACGGAGAAGGGATCAGTGTCGTTAGGCGGGAGTTCGGAAGAGAGGTGGGCGAGCTCGGGGTGCGGGGAAAAGGGGAAGGTGTTGGCGAGGTCGGGGGAGAGGAGGGCGGCGCGCTGGATTTCGGAGAAGTTGCGACGCTGGAGGGAGGCGAGGCTGTGGAGGTCGGAGGCGTGTTCGAGGAAGTCGGCGAGTTTCTGGCGGCGGGTGCGGCCGCGGCGGAGTTGAGCGAGGAAGGGGCGGCGGAGCGCGGAGGGAAGGGCGCGCCAGAGCGGGAGCCAGCGGGCAAGTTTGGGCGTGTTGCGGAACGAGGGGTAGCCGCCGAAGAGTTCGTCGCCGCCGAGGCCGGAGAGTGCGACGGTGACACCGCAGGCGCGGGCGAGCTGGCTGGCGTAAAAGGTGTTGATGGCGTCGCCGGTGGGTTGATCGAAGGTGGCGAGGATGCGGGGGAGATCGTCAGCGACCTGTTCACCGGAGAGGACGAGAGCGGTGTGCTCGGTTCCTAGATACTCGGCGGTGGCGGCGGCTTCAGTGGCTTCGGAGTAGGCGGTTTCGGCGAAGCCGATGGAGAAGGTTTTTAGTTTTGTACCCTGCTGGCGCGCCATGAGTCCGGCGATGACGCCGGAGTCGAGTCCACCGGAGAGGAAGGCACCGACGGGGACGTCGGCCAAGGTGTGGGCGCGGATGGAGTCGTCGAGCTGGGTGCGGAGTTGGGAGCTGAATTCCGCGCGCGAGTAGGCGCGCGGAATTGGTTGAGAGTTGAGGGTTGAGAGTTGAGAGACGGAAGGGAAAGCGGTGCCGTCGCGGAAGGTCCAATACGCGCGGATTTGAAGGCGATTGTTTTTGAAGGTGGCGCATTCGCCGGGGCGGAGGCTGAGGGCGTCGCGGTAGATCGTGGCGGGCGCGTGGGGGGTGAGGTAGGCGAGGCAGGCGTTGACGGATTCGGGCGAGATGGCGGCGGAGCAGTGGCCGGAGGCGAGGAGGGCGCGGAGTTCGGAGGCGAAGAGGAAGGAGCCGCCGGTGGAAACGGGGGTGGAATCGGAAGACGGAGAGGTGGCGGGGCCGAGGGAGTAGTAGAGGGGTTTTATCCCGAGAGGATCGCGGGCGAGGAAGAGGGATTGTTCGCGGCAATCCCAGACGGCGAAGGCGAACATGCCGCGTAGGCGGGCGAGGCAGGCGGAGCCCCAGT from Nibricoccus aquaticus includes:
- a CDS encoding glycosyltransferase family 4 protein, which produces MKKVLLLAPELFASEGGIPRILRLYLKALCELAQPFGHVDLLVLNDAVFDSRDLRRYSDKRLESWEACNRHKSRFVRSTLRHSKRADQIVCGHIGQLPAAWLAQRLRPRLRYSLVAHGIEVWRPFTFLERLALKRAHRILCVSEFTRRELLKNIPKLPPERAIVLPNALDPYLTTLPSDSEAPTGTNPDILTISRLSKADNYKGIDHLIESLPQIRQEIPSARLRIVGRGDDLPRLQSLAKKLHLGDAVRFLGYVGDDDLRREIRDCRIFALPSHREGFGLVYLEAMAQGKPCVAARSGGAPEVLSPETGVLAEYANLPALSQACVHALRREWDSSAIRARADTFSYSRFRDHLGSLLFA
- the asnB gene encoding asparagine synthase (glutamine-hydrolyzing); translation: MCGIAGFISPHVSPDARHTAVARMNAAMLHRGPDDHGIVSDGPATLGMRRLAIFDPAHGHQPMTTSDGRFHIVFNGAIYNFRQLRAELSSVGHTFRSDCDTEVLLAAFAHWGSACLARLRGMFAFAVWDCREQSLFLARDPLGIKPLYYSLGPATSPSSDSTPVSTGGSFLFASELRALLASGHCSAAISPESVNACLAYLTPHAPATIYRDALSLRPGECATFKNNRLQIRAYWTFRDGTAFPSVSQLSTLNSQPIPRAYSRAEFSSQLRTQLDDSIRAHTLADVPVGAFLSGGLDSGVIAGLMARQQGTKLKTFSIGFAETAYSEATEAAATAEYLGTEHTALVLSGEQVADDLPRILATFDQPTGDAINTFYASQLARACGVTVALSGLGGDELFGGYPSFRNTPKLARWLPLWRALPSALRRPFLAQLRRGRTRRQKLADFLEHASDLHSLASLQRRNFSEIQRAALLSPDLANTFPFSPHPELAHLSSELPPNDTDPFSVISAWEIRTYMADVLLRDSDVMSMAHSLELRVPFVDRPLLEWLWRQPAHFKDDPSLSPKALLAEAARDVLPPDLLTRRKRGFTLPFPLWMRSTLRPFLDETFSVSSVARSGFFNTSAVTARWQTFLSRDVSRDWSRLWSLAVLITFVNRRR